In Candidatus Lernaella stagnicola, one genomic interval encodes:
- a CDS encoding lipocalin family protein, whose product MVSRYLLLFLVFVLMFVAGCAESDEDDTTCESCDEDGDDEDTLDDDDSAGGCVDGETQCGPNDEPQLCMRGLWTPLGPCGYMQYCNFGDCIDTHLDMPRDESPHQDLSEWWYWTGHMTDDQDNLYGFELTFFYAGSIVLIPAWMIHVAIIDESAAHHTHNVLFDFLWPERYPAPFRLESGSASAERVAPLTYALNGAAGDYAFSLTLADIKGVVHHGGNGTIRMTTNTTDSFYYSRPLMDLSGTLTKNGTPLAVTGEGWMDHQWGNWMPLGMVGWDWFSLRLDDGTEVMFFIFRGDRQDQSVIDNALGTYVDENGDQVILSQDEVKVTPLGWWESEKTGGIYPQNWRMEIPGLEMDVTLKTSIPDQEMPNPIWNYWEGLVHIEGTKQEHPVGGLGFVELSGYSGRTLIWW is encoded by the coding sequence ATGGTCAGCCGTTACCTTTTACTTTTTCTGGTTTTTGTTTTGATGTTTGTCGCGGGGTGCGCGGAATCGGACGAAGATGACACGACTTGCGAATCCTGCGACGAAGACGGCGATGACGAGGATACACTGGATGACGACGACAGCGCCGGTGGATGCGTCGACGGAGAAACGCAGTGCGGACCAAACGACGAGCCCCAACTCTGCATGAGGGGGCTATGGACTCCCCTGGGACCCTGCGGCTACATGCAGTACTGCAATTTCGGCGACTGCATCGATACTCATCTGGACATGCCGCGAGATGAGTCGCCCCACCAGGACCTGTCGGAGTGGTGGTACTGGACCGGGCACATGACCGACGACCAGGACAACCTCTATGGCTTTGAACTAACCTTTTTCTATGCCGGTTCCATTGTCTTGATCCCCGCCTGGATGATTCACGTAGCGATCATCGACGAAAGCGCCGCCCACCATACACACAATGTCCTTTTTGATTTCCTCTGGCCCGAAAGATATCCAGCTCCCTTTCGCCTGGAAAGTGGGTCAGCTTCAGCCGAACGGGTCGCACCACTCACCTATGCCCTTAACGGTGCAGCAGGCGATTACGCTTTCTCTTTGACCCTTGCTGACATCAAGGGCGTGGTGCATCACGGTGGTAACGGCACCATCCGCATGACCACCAACACTACTGATTCCTTTTATTACTCCCGCCCCCTTATGGACCTCTCTGGCACGCTGACAAAGAACGGAACACCCCTTGCTGTCACCGGCGAAGGCTGGATGGACCACCAGTGGGGTAACTGGATGCCCTTGGGAATGGTCGGATGGGACTGGTTTTCCCTGCGTCTGGACGACGGAACGGAAGTCATGTTCTTCATCTTTCGTGGCGATCGGCAGGATCAGTCCGTCATCGACAACGCCCTGGGCACCTACGTGGATGAAAACGGTGACCAGGTCATCCTTTCCCAGGACGAGGTGAAGGTCACGCCCCTTGGCTGGTGGGAAAGCGAGAAAACCGGCGGCATTTATCCGCAGAACTGGCGCATGGAGATACCAGGGCTTGAGATGGACGTAACCCTGAAGACGAGTATTCCCGATCAGGAGATGCCAAATCCGATCTGGAATTACTGGGAAGGGCTTGTTCACATCGAGGGAACCAAACAGGAACACCCGGTCGGCGGTCTCGGCTTTGTTGAACTTTCGGGTTATTCCGGGCGAACCTTGATCTGGTGGTAG